TCAGAAACTAAACGCACTTTGTCGGCTTTCTGGAAAGTCCATGACCTTTTCTATCTCTTCTTCAAACATAAACTTTCCACCCTCATTTTCGTGATAATTAAACTTGTTACACCACTTGCGTTACATTGAGTCACTCTTCTTAAAAAGAGTCCTCCTCATTTATCACGTTTATTGCCCAAAACACGGAAGCAGCCCAAAATAATGCTCCATAATCTCCTTCCCAGCAAGTACGTTTCAATCTCTGTCCGGCACTTGTAACATCGACGCCGCGATCGTGCCCTAACAGTAACAACGGCGACGTCGACGACGATGGGACCTTCGTCACAAGTGCCCGCGAGCACTTAATCGTAACGCACAAACCAAACTACCCTACGCCTTGCGGGTTTCTTTCTATTTTAAGGTTCTGAAGAAACAATCGCTACTTGCACGCGCTGCTACGTGCCCTAAACACACGATACAGGAAGCGGTAgaacatacaaacacataatCCATCCCGTGCagcacgtgtgcgtgtgccgcGTAATGAGTTGTCGGCTCGCGGGACGCACTGCATTTATCATGCTAATTGATTAACTGTGTTCCGTGTGCGGGGGCTGGTGCCACCAttgcgtgtgtatgttgtgACGCCGCCAGGTCTCGGTACTATACGGCAACAGGAAATTGACCGAGGCAGTGACGTTTTGCTAGCAAGTGTCGGCGGAGCAGCTCTTTTCTGAAGAGCCTGAAAAACTGAACTAGACTTTTTCATTGACCTTGACATCTGACGGagtttctttttaaaaatagcCCATCCGAAAAGCGCGCTTAGGTCGTGCGGGCATCTTTATTTATGGTAGGTTTGTAGCAATTAATGTACTGAAGTAACAGGGTATTACTTTCATTAGAGCGTTAAGTACACCCTGCGCGATCATGAAACCATGGGCCAGGCGTACCGCAATCGACCTGGGACGACTGATTATTTACACCCAAGACCACCCAAAGATGCAACTGTGGGGCATCTGCAGCATACATACCAAGCTATGCATTTCAAATGCACGTCAGGCTGCATTAGTCATTCAGCACGGTAAGCTAACAAAACGGATTAATTATAGACGCGTGTGGAATCACAAACGATGAGCTTGTCGCCTGCATCATATATTAATAGACGCGTTTGCAAAGCTCGAACCTCCGGACGCACCGGATACTGCACCACCGAGTTTGTGTCGGACAAGTCAACTGCAGGGCTGGTTTATATAGCGACTAGCCCCTTTGGACATAACATCCTTCAAACCATTTTCTCACTCACACTCGGACATTGTTGCAATCCTGGACAGTTCCGCTTAATCGACACCGTATGCATACGCAATTACATCGGACAGGCCGAGAACGGCGGCACCAGCTGGCCCCTTTTGGTGTGGCTTTGTGGTGATTGTGCGTTTGCTCgtgttttaattctttttttgccaGGCTAAACAGCAAACACCGATAAAGACACATTCCTCGGTAGTAGCAAAATGGCACGAAGTCGCGCAGCAAGGAAGCGCAAGACAATTTTGAACTTCCGTGTAGACAGGTGCTTCCGTTCTGGAAACGTATCGGGCTCGTGCTGGAATGGCGCATTATTAAGCTTACTTTTGCTACAATGTAATTGAAGATGCAAAGGGCAGTTTTGTACGGCAATTTCATCATTATGAATAATCGCTATTTGAATTTGTTacaacaaaaatatcaaacataaacataacatGTAGATATCTGACACATACAGTGGAAGTGCATTAAGATTATAGCACCTTTAAGATTCATTGTACATTGAAGATGAAGATAGCGAACAGCTGAATGTCTTCCTAAAACGAATACTCTATACAGTCTCTTTAATACTAAATTTAAGACTCGATACATTTGTAATTAGGATGGATAAAATCTTGAAGAATAAATTTCCATTGGCATTGCACAACAATATTTGAGTTAGCGGTCAAACAAGGCAATATATCTACAGACGCTGCTTGATTAATCCGTACTATCGAAttgattcatttttcccaACAAGAAATTGAAGGTCCTTGGATTATTCATCTAAGAGAAAATTCACTGCAATTtatcaaaccaaaaatctatatcCTAGAAGGTCATACATACTCCCATTACTACATGTAACTGCCTAAAAAAATCGAGCAAGGATGACAAAACATCCATAACTATGTATCTGTAGATTGTGCAATGTAGTTGCAATCGTTATGAAGGAAATGTTATTACTGCTATAATATGTTAAGATCCTGTGACCTTTATGTGTTCGTTCAACAACGCAACGGCCTACGGTGATCCCTTGTTCTACGGAAGGATGGTTGATATAAGAATAGAGTCATGTCCAACTTTTGCACGAGATTTACTGTTGAACTCCTACATGCGGCGAGGAACAAACCAAGGATCTTTAGGAAGAGATAAGCTGTAGCCGTTCATATTCATTGCCTTGTCATACAGAGCATCTTTCGACCTGTTCGGAGCACTTGAGAGGCTGTTTTTATTCAACAAAATGCTTTAACCTAAGGAAGAGGTGTTAGTTTAAGCTTCCTTGTCCGGAATTATTCTGCTGCGCACGGCAGTAAAAGTCCAAAACCAAATAAATATGAACTGGATGGCTGCAGTTAGGTGGAACTCCTATGCGGCCGGGGCCTCCGTCGTCGTTGTAGTGGCCTCCGTGGTGGTCGTGGTTGTAGCCTCCGTGGTGGTCGTTGTTGTAGCCTCCGTGGTGGTCGTTGTAGTAGCCTCGGTTGTTGTCGTGGTGGTTGAGGCCGCTGTCGTGGTCGTGGTAGCCACCGTAGTAGTAGCTGAAACGAAATTCCAAGATGTATTTGCAATCCAGAGCCGCCCTGCAAAGAACACCACTTAAACTTACACGGCGGTGGCACCTCACACTTTTGATTTACAAACTGGAGCTGCACCTGCGAGCCTGTGCAGGGATCGAGCGCTACCGGGCAGGTCGTCGCCACCGCATACCCATCGTTGTAGCAGACGTAGAAATTTTCCGGCGCCAGGCCCGTATTTTCGAACTGTCGGttgcagcaacggcagctaTCAACGAACACGATGCAGGGATCTGTCCGGTAGCACTGCGTAAAATCACACGTGCAGGTATTGTTCTGCGTATCGAAGTACAATCCGTAAGGACACTGGAACTCGATCGCACGCCCATCGGTACACTTGTAGTAGCGGGTGCAGTACAGCTCGTGCGGCAGGTACAcctgcagcagcggtgccgACGGGCAGAGATAGTCCGGCGGTCCGGGGGCGCACGTACAGCGCTCATTGTTGGTGGCGTACATGGCGAGACTGCCAGCCACCAGTAGCACTAGCAGCACCACTGCACCGTACCTCATCCTGCGGGCCATTAAACACGGTATAGAGTAATAGAGGGGCAAGACAGCACTGAACGGTCTGTGCACGAAAGAGTGCCTCTTATAAAGACAAGGATGGACTGTCGTTGCGGTTGATTGAAGTCTGCTAGTACTGCTCCAACAAATGCACATTCCTTACACCGAATGCTCCGCTTAAGAGTGTATTCTAGGTCGAGAGATCCAAAAAAGAGTGCCATGCAGATAGGTGACGTATTAGAATGGAAAATAGTCACGCACCTATCGGAGAACACGTGGAGTATCGTCGGGGTTGTTTACCAATCAGACGTTTGGCCAGACAATTGATATCAGCCAGCAGCACGAGTGGAACCAGAAGTAGCTTGATACCATTTGTCCACTTGCGCCGTGTActgggagaaaaaaagcaaaacaaagacCGAATTATTAAAGAATGGCAAAAAGAGACAAGTTTGACACGTGAGCTTCAATACCGGGATCTTTTATAAAAGCTTCGGTAGATGCTCAGGATTGCCTACAGCTCAGCATGTTTTTGCTGCACTGAGTGGTTGTACGTCGGGGGTCGCTCTAAATAAGCTGTGTTCATAACAATAATAGTCTGATTGGAGTTGAGTTGAAAAGATTTGGTTATGGCTTGAGATAGATCGTactatattattattattattttttttagagTTCGTAACATTTGTAGATGAATGTCGATATGATCGTATCGTTTGATTTCCAATTCACAACTATCTAAAATTTATCTAATTCTGTTCAAGTGCTTATGCCCTATCCTGTTTGTTGGAGCTCGATTAGACTTACGATACTACGCTACAATGCCGAtaagaaaatcatttttttcttgaaaaCATCTTCCCTCTTTTAAACGGACATCCTAAGGATATCCAAAGTTTGGATAGGCttgaatttcaataaaatatcCATCACGACAATCACCGATTATTACCCATTCATTGTATTCACGGCAGCTTCGCTTCGGTGTAAATTGCAGGTGACAATCAACCAGGTGTAAAtcaaagaaaaattaaattcaacgCTATTAATTTGCTGCATTATtcacccaacaacaacaataacaaaaatcaCTGTACATATGTGAACGCTCCACTTTCTCAATAGGTCTgcttttgatttaatttctgTAATTACTTAATTGCAACCAGGGTACCAGCGGATGGATGTGGTTAAtggttaattattatttttttttgttcacatcGATTGAAAAGTTGCAACCATTCAGAACGACAATAAACTCTGCCCATTACACTCCCATTTTGTCGGTTAATACGTACAAGTTAATAATTCAATCCCGGTTGAGCCGGCGATTGCATATCTGGTGATGGTAATCGATCATCAATGCAGCTTATTTTGTTTGGTGCATTACTCaatatttcatatttaaaattttcaacagCGTAATTCAGAGTGTAATTGAGGCATAAATAACATCTAGTGTGAGGTTATGTACTGGTTCTTGGAGAATTTGTTCAGAACTCTTTGTCTCAAGTTGTTATATACGATACgaatttttgtttacattgaatGCTAATCCCACAATCCCCTTGATTACTTAAATATAGTTTTGAATATATATTTCCTGATTATAAAGTATGCTCTCTGAATCTCTGAAATAGATTAGGTATATGTGATAGAGAAGTAGTTTTGAAAATACTTGATTATATAATATACAATAATTTCTATAAACTATTAACGAATAAAATTCTCCATCATCGCTAATCACACAATTGTAAACAGAAAACATAATAGATTTAAAGTCCCTTAAAGAATTAAAGCAAATATATCCTTCTAGGCGGAACGTTAACACCCTAATTGAATGCGAAGAAAACAATGAACCTAAAATAATGGCTGATGGTATAAAGATAAATGAACGACAAGCATAAATCATCACCACCAATTGCCAGCCCAGGGGTCAGCCCGGTCCAATTTGTGTCCACAGAACTCCCGCGCGATTCCCGGTACCAAACCGAGAATTGAGTCATCGTTTTCGCAGGAACTCGCCGCCACTCGCACACAGGGGTACCATGaatgaacagaaaaaagagTTTTCAACCAATTACTCCTATCGCACGTATGGAAATAGGGGCCATTTGATCCATTTTCCATACGGTCCGCTGTAAAAGCGGACGTTCCTGTTCGACGCTACCTTTCCCTTCCAGCGCACCGTCGGTAGAGCGCGTCCGGGTGGAGAACGGTGACAGGAAAGGGAAATTATACGTCCTGCCTTGCGGATTATGAAAATGTATGCTTGCTGTGGTGTGATCAATGGGTTTTGCACTAATGAAAATCGTGCACGACGATTCGTAGTTTGGTTTGTGgcgggtgtgtttgtttaattaagGCCAGCAATGGCGACAGCACGAGCGGCGGCGAAGGACctacagagaaagagagagagtgtgtgtgtaatatATTCTAACCAATCCGCCCTATTTCCTTTCGTAGTCCATGGGGTTTTGCATTGTAGCACGGTGATAATTATGGGCTTGGGGAACCCTTTTTACGCTGAAGCTGGCCGTTGTAGGGCAGTGCTCGTGATAGATGTAAGACATCCAAACGATGACATTTCATCGCTTTCCATTTGCCGAGGCTTTTGTTCTCCGCGCCCTGCTTGACTTCTGCAAGGTGAGAGGATTTACATGAAAAGAAAGCCATCGCTTTCTTTTCATCGCCATAGAAGGTCGTTCCTCTCGTAGGTGACGACGTTTGGACAGATGACGTTTGTTTGTCCTTTTTCAAactttaattatattttgtcGGTTTACACGCTCGGTATTTTTAATGATCTCCTTGGctggtattttttttaaatggtaGATATATCTGTTCGTGACAACTTAGATATTGTTGGATACTGATATGTACTGAAAAACTGtacgaaaaatatttttttcggaaaaagtTAATATTTGGAACTTGTAACCATGTAAGTTCTTACAGAAATATGAAGAATTGATGGTTTCCAAAATTTAAATGTCTCGTTTTGATctaaatttttaatatttttactgTTCTATTTACTGTACTATTTTACTGTTTACATTTTAATGCCTCAAGCAAGTTCAAGCCCCACATTTACTATTAATATGTTTTCCTACGAGTTTcaatattctatttcaattactgtttttgtaatttcattttaaaattgtgTTGTATTGAATTGATACTGGTTTCTAGTTAGCCATCATTTGCTAACTCTTCTTCGTTATGCTTTCCATTAAATCCTACGAAtttgtttgttaaatttcATGATACAACCTTTCTTTTATGTAGTTTGTACTTTCTCACTtatgtcatttttttttaatttcttgaaCTTTCTTTTCAGAGAATTCTAGAGCTTGCAATTGTTCGTTTATCACGTAATTACTAGTGAGCAAAAAGGTCTATTGAGGTCTATAGGATCTTCGAACAACACCTTT
This genomic interval from Anopheles merus strain MAF chromosome 3L, AmerM5.1, whole genome shotgun sequence contains the following:
- the LOC121599032 gene encoding uncharacterized protein LOC121599032 yields the protein MRYGAVVLLVLLVAGSLAMYATNNERCTCAPGPPDYLCPSAPLLQVYLPHELYCTRYYKCTDGRAIEFQCPYGLYFDTQNNTCTCDFTQCYRTDPCIVF